In one window of Streptomyces roseofulvus DNA:
- a CDS encoding 3'-5' exonuclease (3'-5' exonuclease of DNA polymerase III) — translation MDPGSPEERANAYDAVCARCGGPVAAGVGVLRHGVRGWDVYHRAHAPVPGPPPAGDHPGWHRRRLLSLDIGSTGNRPWRDRITAAAVRGSDGVARDWVLDLGSPAQKTSPGSDVRDPRAGSDVQAASPSPPAQALDELATLLADHLARRELLVVWYAPHVLTTLHAELLRHGLAPLADRLPDGVVAPVCDPLVLDRHADRYRPGGRSLPAVAQWYGVAHERPGDPASDARAALGVAVAVAAAYPAIARLSRPALHTEQVLWYAQQTERHPDAPAWPFEADAPVEG, via the coding sequence GTGGACCCCGGGAGCCCCGAGGAGCGCGCCAACGCCTACGACGCCGTGTGCGCCCGCTGCGGCGGGCCGGTCGCGGCGGGCGTCGGCGTGCTCCGGCACGGCGTCCGCGGCTGGGACGTGTACCACCGCGCTCACGCGCCCGTGCCGGGCCCGCCGCCGGCCGGTGACCATCCGGGCTGGCACCGGCGGCGGTTGCTGTCCCTGGACATCGGATCCACCGGGAACAGGCCGTGGCGGGACCGGATCACGGCGGCGGCGGTGCGGGGGAGCGACGGGGTGGCACGGGACTGGGTACTGGATCTCGGGTCCCCCGCCCAGAAGACGTCTCCCGGATCCGACGTCCGGGATCCTCGTGCGGGATCCGATGTCCAAGCCGCCTCGCCTTCCCCACCCGCGCAAGCCCTCGACGAGCTCGCCACCCTCCTCGCCGACCACCTCGCGCGCCGCGAACTCCTCGTCGTCTGGTACGCGCCCCACGTCCTGACGACCCTCCACGCGGAACTCCTCCGCCACGGTCTCGCCCCGCTCGCCGACCGCCTCCCGGACGGCGTCGTCGCCCCGGTCTGCGACCCGCTGGTCCTCGACCGGCACGCCGACCGCTACCGGCCCGGCGGGCGGTCGCTGCCCGCCGTCGCCCAGTGGTACGGCGTCGCGCACGAGCGTCCGGGCGACCCGGCGTCCGACGCGCGGGCGGCGCTGGGGGTGGCGGTCGCGGTGGCCGCCGCGTACCCGGCGATCGCGCGGCTCTCCCGGCCGGCGCTCCACACCGAGCAGGTCCTCTGGTACGCGCAGCAGACGGAGCGTCACCCCGACGCACCGGCCTGGCCGTTCGAGGCCGACGCCCCCGTGGAGGGCTGA
- the trxA gene encoding thioredoxin — MSTIELTKDNFDEVVSGNDFVLIDFWASWCGPCRQFGPVYDAASERHPDLVFAKVDTEAQQELAAAFEIRSIPTLMIVREKVAIFAQPGALPEAALEDVIGQARQLDMDEVRKSVAEQQQRSE; from the coding sequence ATGAGCACCATCGAGCTCACCAAGGACAACTTCGACGAGGTCGTGAGCGGCAACGACTTCGTCCTGATCGACTTCTGGGCGTCGTGGTGCGGTCCGTGCCGTCAGTTCGGTCCGGTCTACGACGCGGCGTCCGAGCGCCACCCGGACCTGGTGTTCGCCAAGGTCGACACCGAGGCGCAGCAGGAGCTGGCGGCCGCCTTCGAGATCCGCTCGATCCCGACGCTGATGATCGTGCGGGAGAAGGTGGCGATCTTCGCGCAGCCGGGCGCGCTGCCGGAGGCGGCGCTGGAGGACGTCATCGGCCAGGCCCGGCAGCTGGACATGGACGAGGTCCGCAAGTCGGTCGCCGAGCAGCAGCAGCGCTCGGAGTGA
- a CDS encoding TetR/AcrR family transcriptional regulator, whose protein sequence is MLEEAMAAIAEDGLASLTMSALAERLGTSGGHILYYFGSKDRLLLAALRWSEAALAEERRTLLARRTTAERKLDDFLRLYLPRGPRDPRWTLWIELWARTPGNPELREAQRELDADWQRDLESLLAAGAARGRFAPLDATARASELLALLDGLSTRVVLGQDAAPDPRPAVEAARAAVALLVPRA, encoded by the coding sequence ATGCTGGAGGAGGCCATGGCGGCGATCGCCGAGGACGGCCTCGCCTCCCTCACGATGTCGGCGCTGGCCGAACGGCTCGGCACCAGCGGCGGCCACATCCTGTACTACTTCGGCTCCAAGGACCGGCTGCTGCTCGCCGCGCTGCGCTGGAGCGAGGCCGCGCTCGCCGAGGAGCGCCGGACCCTGCTCGCCCGGAGGACGACCGCCGAGCGGAAGCTCGACGACTTCCTCCGGCTCTACCTGCCGCGCGGCCCGCGCGACCCGCGCTGGACACTGTGGATCGAGCTCTGGGCCAGGACCCCCGGCAACCCCGAACTCCGCGAGGCCCAGCGGGAACTGGACGCCGACTGGCAGCGCGACCTGGAGTCCCTGCTGGCCGCCGGCGCGGCCCGTGGCCGCTTCGCCCCGCTCGACGCGACCGCCCGCGCCTCCGAACTCCTCGCCCTCCTCGACGGGCTGAGCACCCGGGTCGTCCTCGGCCAGGACGCCGCCCCCGACCCCCGCCCCGCCGTGGAGGCGGCCCGCGCCGCGGTCGCCCTGCTCGTCCCGCGCGCCTGA
- a CDS encoding MFS transporter produces MALSSPGTGAGTGSASAAGPGTPAAPRPTRGLLPLLLLGNSAMYALYIGVPGLLLALQIEAIDPAGKVANFGLVSGISALFATVFNPVAGALSDRSGRRNPWILAGGLLTVPVMLLLGSVDTVLLVTIAWCLGQAVMNVYQAALTSVVPDRVPLARRGKASAAVGLGLPIGSTVGALVGAAFSDDFRTGYLVFGAVVAVTSVVFTSLAREERMPARAPMPVRAQIAAFGSALGDHDFRWAFIGRALLVLGYFAVAGFQLYILKDHTELPAGLSAEEAVALLMPVNSVAMVVSTVLGGWLSDRYDRRKLFVGASAALAAVALLIPAVSSSWTAMLAFSIVNGLGFGCYMAVDTALVTMVLPKAEDAARDMGVLNIANAGPQIVAPFVASAVVSIGGGYTPLFLVAAVLSVLGALAVRPIRSVR; encoded by the coding sequence GTGGCCCTTTCCTCCCCCGGAACCGGAGCCGGTACGGGCTCCGCCTCCGCCGCCGGCCCCGGCACCCCCGCCGCTCCCCGCCCCACGCGCGGTCTGCTGCCGCTGCTCCTCCTCGGCAACAGCGCGATGTACGCGCTCTACATCGGCGTCCCGGGACTGCTGCTCGCGCTCCAGATCGAGGCCATCGACCCGGCGGGGAAGGTGGCGAACTTCGGACTCGTCTCCGGCATATCCGCCCTCTTCGCCACGGTCTTCAACCCGGTCGCCGGCGCGCTCTCCGACCGCTCGGGGCGCCGCAACCCGTGGATCCTGGCCGGCGGCCTGCTGACCGTGCCGGTGATGCTGCTGCTCGGCAGCGTGGACACCGTCCTGCTGGTCACCATCGCGTGGTGCCTGGGGCAGGCCGTGATGAACGTCTACCAGGCGGCCCTCACCTCGGTGGTGCCCGACCGGGTGCCGCTCGCCAGGCGGGGCAAGGCGTCGGCGGCCGTGGGCCTCGGCCTGCCGATCGGCTCCACCGTCGGCGCCCTGGTCGGCGCGGCCTTCTCCGACGACTTCCGGACGGGCTATCTGGTCTTCGGCGCCGTCGTGGCCGTCACCTCGGTCGTGTTCACCTCGCTCGCCCGCGAGGAGCGGATGCCCGCCAGGGCGCCGATGCCGGTCAGGGCGCAGATCGCCGCCTTCGGCAGCGCCCTCGGGGACCACGACTTCCGCTGGGCGTTCATCGGCCGCGCCCTGCTCGTCCTGGGCTACTTCGCGGTGGCCGGATTCCAGCTGTACATCCTCAAGGACCACACCGAACTGCCGGCCGGACTCTCGGCCGAGGAGGCCGTCGCCCTCCTCATGCCGGTCAACTCCGTGGCGATGGTGGTCTCCACGGTCCTCGGCGGCTGGCTGTCCGACCGGTACGACCGCCGCAAGCTCTTCGTGGGCGCCTCGGCGGCGCTGGCCGCCGTCGCCCTGCTGATCCCGGCGGTCTCCTCCAGCTGGACGGCGATGCTCGCCTTCTCGATCGTCAACGGCCTCGGTTTCGGCTGCTACATGGCGGTGGACACGGCCCTGGTGACGATGGTCCTGCCGAAGGCGGAGGACGCGGCCCGTGACATGGGCGTCCTGAACATCGCCAACGCCGGTCCGCAGATCGTGGCGCCGTTCGTCGCCTCCGCGGTGGTCTCGATCGGCGGCGGCTACACGCCGCTGTTCCTCGTCGCGGCCGTCCTGTCGGTCCTGGGGGCCCTCGCCGTCCGGCCGATCCGCTCGGTCCGCTGA
- a CDS encoding flotillin family protein: protein MGIGILAGAVVGSLVVLIVLFKMMWRVAEPNEALIISGSNHKNEGLGEGMGFRIVTGRGTLVVPGVQAVRKLSLDLNETQLQVECVTHQGIPLKVRGVVIFKVGDDFVSIANAARRFLDQQKLMSERVHIVFAGHLRAIVGGLTVEDMIRDREKLTGQARSACGTEMEKLGLIVDSLQIHEIEDPTGYIRNLAAPHAAAVQRDARIAQAEANRRATEAEQQAAARMSEATRDSEILQAGYQAERDQASARARQAGPLAEAASRQEVVVQETRVAELEAHRKEQQLQADVRKPADAMAYETRTLAEAERDARISAAQAKARETELASAAAATATRVTGEAEAAATQAKGLAVAEAARAKGLAEAEAIKARAAALAENQEAVVAQQLAEKWPEIVEAGASAFGNVDQMVLLNGADGMADMFAKALTMGGTGLGLARRLLADMGPNGTDRTAAAPAVPAARDGEEEVTTVEITVGDDA from the coding sequence ATGGGCATCGGCATACTGGCGGGCGCCGTCGTCGGCTCGCTCGTCGTCCTGATCGTCCTGTTCAAGATGATGTGGCGCGTCGCGGAACCCAACGAGGCGCTCATCATCTCCGGTTCCAACCACAAGAACGAGGGTCTCGGCGAGGGCATGGGCTTCCGCATCGTGACCGGGCGCGGCACCCTCGTGGTGCCCGGCGTCCAGGCGGTGCGGAAGCTGTCGCTGGACCTCAACGAGACCCAGTTGCAAGTCGAGTGCGTCACCCACCAGGGCATTCCGCTCAAGGTCCGCGGTGTGGTGATCTTCAAGGTGGGCGACGACTTCGTGTCGATCGCCAACGCCGCCCGCCGCTTCCTCGACCAGCAGAAGCTGATGAGCGAGCGCGTGCACATCGTCTTCGCCGGCCATCTCCGCGCCATCGTGGGCGGGTTGACCGTCGAGGACATGATCCGTGACCGGGAGAAGCTGACCGGCCAGGCCCGTTCGGCCTGTGGCACGGAGATGGAGAAGCTCGGTCTGATCGTCGACTCGCTCCAGATCCACGAGATCGAGGACCCGACCGGCTACATCAGGAACCTCGCCGCCCCGCACGCGGCCGCCGTCCAGCGCGACGCCCGCATCGCGCAGGCGGAGGCCAACCGGCGGGCGACCGAGGCCGAACAGCAGGCGGCCGCCCGGATGTCGGAGGCCACCCGCGACAGCGAGATCCTCCAGGCCGGCTACCAGGCCGAGCGGGACCAGGCCAGCGCCCGGGCCCGCCAGGCGGGTCCGCTCGCCGAGGCCGCCTCCCGCCAGGAGGTCGTCGTCCAGGAGACCCGGGTCGCCGAGCTGGAGGCGCACCGCAAGGAGCAGCAGCTCCAGGCGGACGTGCGCAAGCCGGCCGACGCGATGGCGTACGAGACGCGGACGCTCGCCGAGGCCGAGCGCGACGCCCGGATCTCGGCCGCCCAGGCCAAGGCGCGGGAGACCGAACTGGCCAGCGCCGCGGCGGCGACCGCGACCCGGGTCACCGGTGAGGCCGAGGCGGCGGCGACGCAGGCCAAGGGACTCGCGGTGGCCGAGGCCGCCCGCGCCAAGGGGCTGGCCGAGGCGGAGGCGATCAAGGCGCGGGCGGCGGCGCTCGCGGAGAACCAGGAGGCCGTGGTCGCCCAGCAGTTGGCCGAGAAGTGGCCGGAGATCGTCGAGGCGGGCGCGTCCGCCTTCGGCAACGTGGACCAGATGGTCCTGCTGAACGGCGCCGACGGCATGGCCGACATGTTCGCCAAGGCCCTGACCATGGGCGGGACCGGTCTGGGCCTGGCCCGCCGGCTCCTGGCCGACATGGGCCCGAACGGCACCGACCGGACGGCGGCCGCACCGGCGGTGCCCGCTGCCCGGGACGGCGAGGAGGAGGTGACGACGGTGGAGATCACCGTCGGCGACGACGCGTGA
- a CDS encoding TIGR02452 family protein, which translates to MSARLREIARQTEAIVAAGSYTAPDGRTVSLREDLAAALAGTRLHGPAPVPVTPGTGRPGRIEVTGESSLAAARRMTAADPGRPVAVLNFASARNPGGGYLNGAQAQEEALCRSSALHATLLRAPAYYEHHRGDRDAFYTDRVIHSPRVPVFRDDRGALLATPFTVGFLTSPAPNAGVVRRRNPEQAHRLPAALASRAERVLETAAAEGYRRIVLGAWGCGVFQNDPAEVAGAFRALLTGDGRFAGHFDEIVFAVLDRASGAPTLAAFRRVLEPSG; encoded by the coding sequence ATGAGTGCACGACTGCGCGAGATCGCGCGGCAGACCGAGGCGATCGTCGCCGCCGGCTCCTACACCGCCCCCGACGGGCGGACCGTCTCCCTCCGTGAGGACCTCGCGGCCGCCCTGGCCGGAACGCGTCTCCACGGGCCCGCGCCCGTCCCGGTCACCCCCGGCACCGGCCGCCCGGGCCGGATCGAGGTGACCGGCGAGAGCAGCCTCGCCGCCGCCCGCCGGATGACCGCCGCCGACCCCGGCCGGCCGGTCGCCGTCCTGAACTTCGCCTCCGCCCGCAACCCCGGCGGCGGCTACCTCAACGGCGCGCAGGCCCAGGAGGAGGCGCTCTGCCGCTCCTCCGCCCTGCACGCCACCCTGCTCCGCGCGCCCGCCTACTACGAGCACCACCGCGGGGACCGGGACGCCTTCTACACCGACCGGGTGATCCACTCGCCCCGGGTGCCGGTCTTCCGCGACGACCGGGGCGCCCTGCTCGCCACCCCCTTCACCGTCGGCTTCCTGACCTCGCCCGCTCCGAACGCCGGCGTCGTCCGCCGCCGGAACCCGGAGCAGGCCCACCGGCTGCCCGCCGCCCTGGCCTCGCGCGCCGAGCGGGTCCTGGAGACCGCCGCCGCCGAGGGGTACCGCCGGATCGTCCTCGGCGCCTGGGGCTGCGGCGTCTTCCAGAACGACCCGGCCGAGGTGGCGGGCGCCTTCAGGGCGCTGCTGACCGGTGACGGACGGTTCGCCGGCCATTTCGACGAGATCGTCTTCGCCGTCCTGGACCGCGCCTCCGGGGCCCCGACGCTGGCCGCGTTCCGCCGGGTCCTGGAGCCCTCCGGCTGA
- a CDS encoding LacI family DNA-binding transcriptional regulator — translation MSQSIEQPADGPAGRPPVRAVPTSADVARLAGVSRATVSYVLNNTSAVRISEPTRERVREAARELGYVPHAAARTLRAGHSRMVLLPTAHVPVGPLYSRFHNDLQWALRRLDYTVVQYGSVGLAPEDAARAWAELRPAAVVSTGEVEVTPEAVEILKRSGVKAVITVGTRPSDGTHSLVLDQPRVGAAAVEHLIATGRRRIGVVVPEEPGLAMFSGPRLEGARRAAEAAGATVVPLPLAYTEESAEELAGRWPGLALDAVFAYNDEYAMLLMRALQDAGTTVPEETAVVGADDLLLGRLLRPRLSTVRIDMMLGRELAELVDNAVNGVAGSTDARSLLDSRVVRRESS, via the coding sequence ATGAGTCAGTCGATCGAACAGCCTGCCGACGGCCCTGCGGGCCGCCCTCCCGTCCGTGCCGTGCCGACCAGCGCGGACGTGGCGCGCCTCGCCGGCGTCTCCCGGGCCACCGTCAGCTACGTCCTGAACAACACCTCGGCCGTCCGCATCAGCGAACCGACCCGCGAACGGGTCCGCGAGGCGGCCCGCGAACTGGGCTACGTCCCGCACGCGGCCGCCCGCACGCTGCGCGCCGGCCACAGCCGCATGGTGCTCCTGCCCACCGCGCACGTCCCCGTCGGCCCCCTCTACAGCCGCTTCCACAACGACCTCCAGTGGGCACTGCGCCGCCTCGACTACACCGTCGTCCAGTACGGCAGCGTCGGCCTCGCCCCCGAGGACGCGGCCCGCGCCTGGGCCGAGCTGCGCCCCGCCGCCGTCGTCTCGACGGGAGAGGTCGAGGTGACGCCCGAGGCCGTGGAGATCCTCAAGCGCTCCGGGGTCAAGGCGGTCATCACCGTCGGGACCCGGCCGTCGGACGGCACCCACTCCCTCGTCCTGGACCAGCCGCGCGTCGGCGCGGCCGCCGTCGAGCACCTGATCGCGACCGGCCGCCGCCGGATCGGCGTCGTCGTGCCGGAGGAGCCGGGCCTCGCGATGTTCTCCGGGCCGCGTCTGGAGGGCGCCCGCCGCGCCGCCGAGGCCGCCGGCGCCACCGTCGTGCCCCTCCCCCTCGCGTACACCGAGGAGTCCGCGGAGGAGCTCGCCGGGCGCTGGCCGGGCCTCGCCCTCGACGCCGTCTTCGCCTACAACGACGAGTACGCCATGCTCCTGATGCGCGCCCTCCAGGACGCCGGCACCACCGTGCCCGAGGAGACCGCCGTCGTCGGCGCCGACGACCTCCTCCTCGGCCGCCTGCTGCGCCCGCGCCTGAGCACCGTCCGCATCGACATGATGCTCGGCCGCGAGCTGGCCGAGCTCGTCGACAACGCAGTGAACGGCGTCGCCGGCAGCACGGACGCCCGCTCCCTCCTGGACTCGCGGGTCGTCCGGCGGGAGTCCAGCTGA
- a CDS encoding NAD(P)/FAD-dependent oxidoreductase — translation MTRTVENEHEYDVVVLGAGPVGENVVDRVRAAGLTAAIVEAELLGGECSYWACMPSKALLRPVLARSDARKVPGLREAVYGPLDALDVFAHRDETVGHWKDDGQVDWLDSIGVPVYRGHGRVRGPRRVAVDGPEGEHHVLTARHAVAVCTGSRAVLPPLPGLTGARPWTSREATSADRVPGRLVVVGGGVVGVEMATAWHALGSHVTLLVRGDGLLPRMEPFVGERVAEALRARGADVRTGVSVEAVVRDGGSGPVTVVLEGGETVEGDEVLFATGRAPRTDDIGLETVGLEPGSWLDVDDSLRVTGTDWLYAVGDVNHRALLTHQGKYQARIAGAAIAARANGGGSEDAVPWGPHAATADHAAVPQVVFCDPEAAAVGLSLAEAERAGHRVRAVDVDMRSVAGAGLYAHGYRGAARLVVDLDREVLLGATFVGPAVGELVHAATVAVTAEVPVSRLWHAVPSYPTLSEVWLRLLEAYRDGADPA, via the coding sequence ATGACGCGAACGGTGGAGAACGAGCACGAGTACGACGTGGTGGTCCTCGGGGCCGGACCGGTCGGTGAGAACGTGGTCGACCGGGTACGGGCCGCCGGTCTGACCGCCGCGATCGTGGAGGCCGAACTCCTCGGCGGCGAGTGCTCCTACTGGGCCTGCATGCCCAGCAAGGCCCTGCTCCGGCCGGTCCTGGCCCGCTCCGACGCCCGCAAGGTCCCCGGACTGCGCGAGGCGGTCTACGGGCCGCTGGACGCCCTGGACGTCTTCGCGCACCGGGACGAGACCGTCGGGCACTGGAAGGACGACGGACAGGTCGACTGGCTGGACTCGATCGGCGTCCCCGTCTACCGCGGGCACGGGCGCGTGCGGGGGCCGCGCCGGGTCGCCGTCGACGGCCCCGAGGGCGAGCACCACGTCCTGACCGCCCGGCACGCCGTCGCCGTCTGCACCGGCAGCCGCGCCGTCCTGCCCCCGCTGCCCGGGCTCACCGGCGCCCGCCCCTGGACCAGCCGCGAGGCGACCAGCGCCGACCGCGTGCCCGGGCGCCTGGTCGTGGTCGGCGGCGGCGTCGTCGGCGTCGAGATGGCCACCGCCTGGCACGCCCTCGGCTCCCACGTCACCCTGCTCGTCCGCGGCGACGGGCTGCTCCCGCGCATGGAACCCTTCGTCGGCGAGCGCGTCGCCGAGGCCCTGCGGGCCCGCGGCGCCGACGTGCGCACCGGCGTCTCGGTCGAGGCGGTCGTCCGCGACGGCGGCAGCGGCCCGGTCACCGTGGTCCTGGAGGGCGGCGAGACGGTCGAGGGCGACGAGGTCCTCTTCGCCACCGGCCGCGCCCCGCGCACCGACGACATCGGCCTGGAGACCGTCGGCCTGGAACCGGGCTCGTGGCTCGACGTCGACGACAGCCTCCGCGTCACCGGCACCGACTGGCTGTACGCGGTCGGGGACGTCAACCACCGCGCGCTCCTGACCCACCAGGGCAAGTACCAGGCGCGGATCGCGGGTGCCGCCATCGCCGCCCGCGCGAACGGCGGCGGATCCGAGGACGCCGTGCCCTGGGGCCCGCACGCGGCCACCGCCGACCACGCCGCCGTCCCCCAGGTGGTCTTCTGCGATCCCGAGGCCGCCGCCGTCGGCCTCAGCCTCGCCGAGGCCGAACGCGCCGGCCACCGGGTCCGCGCGGTCGACGTCGACATGCGCTCGGTCGCCGGCGCCGGCCTCTACGCCCACGGCTACCGCGGCGCGGCGCGGCTCGTCGTGGACCTCGACCGCGAGGTCCTCCTCGGCGCCACCTTCGTCGGCCCCGCCGTCGGCGAACTGGTCCACGCCGCCACCGTCGCGGTCACCGCCGAGGTGCCCGTCTCCCGCCTGTGGCACGCCGTCCCCTCGTACCCCACGCTCAGCGAGGTCTGGCTGCGGCTCCTGGAGGCGTACCGGGACGGCGCCGACCCGGCGTGA
- a CDS encoding thiolase family protein, with protein sequence MSIRDVYIVDAVRTPIGKFGGGLASVRPDDLAAHVVKALVDRTPDLDPARVDDVYFGDANGAGEDNRDVARMAVLLAGLPTGVPGVTVNRLCGSGLEAVIQAARAIALGDASVAIAGGVESMSRAPWVLQKPERAFPAGHQQLHSTTLGWRMTNPRMPAEWTVSLGEGAELVADRHGIGRDRQDAFALDSHRKAAEAWAKGLYDDEVVPYPGAELDRDECVRENTSLEALGRLKPAFRTDGGTVTAGNASPLNDGAAALLLVDEDGLRATGREPLARVRASAVTGIEPQLFGLGPVEAVRRALAKSGRSFADLTTFELNEAFAAQALGCLAEWPELDPAVVNPRGGAIALGHPLGASGARLAGSVAHQLAAAGSGTGLAALCIGVGQGLALVLER encoded by the coding sequence ATGAGTATCCGCGACGTGTACATCGTCGACGCCGTCCGCACCCCGATCGGGAAGTTCGGCGGCGGCCTCGCCTCCGTACGCCCGGACGACCTCGCCGCCCATGTCGTCAAGGCCCTCGTCGACCGCACCCCGGACCTGGACCCGGCCCGCGTCGACGACGTCTACTTCGGCGACGCCAACGGCGCCGGCGAGGACAACCGCGACGTGGCCCGCATGGCCGTCCTGCTCGCGGGGCTGCCGACCGGCGTCCCCGGCGTCACCGTCAACCGGCTCTGCGGCTCCGGCCTGGAGGCCGTCATCCAGGCCGCCCGCGCGATCGCCCTCGGCGACGCCTCCGTGGCCATCGCCGGCGGCGTCGAGTCCATGTCCCGCGCCCCCTGGGTCCTGCAGAAGCCCGAGCGCGCCTTCCCCGCCGGCCACCAGCAGCTCCACTCGACCACCCTCGGCTGGCGCATGACCAACCCCCGGATGCCCGCCGAGTGGACCGTCTCCCTGGGGGAGGGCGCCGAACTCGTCGCCGACCGGCACGGCATCGGCCGCGACCGCCAGGACGCCTTCGCCCTCGACAGCCACCGCAAGGCCGCCGAGGCGTGGGCCAAGGGCCTGTACGACGACGAGGTCGTCCCGTACCCCGGCGCGGAGCTCGACCGCGACGAGTGCGTCCGGGAGAACACCTCCCTGGAGGCGCTCGGCCGCCTCAAGCCGGCCTTCCGGACCGACGGCGGCACCGTCACCGCCGGCAACGCCTCCCCGCTCAACGACGGCGCCGCCGCCCTCCTCCTCGTCGACGAGGACGGCCTCCGCGCGACCGGCCGCGAGCCCCTCGCCCGCGTCCGCGCCTCCGCCGTCACCGGCATCGAGCCCCAGCTCTTCGGCCTCGGCCCGGTGGAGGCCGTCCGCCGTGCCCTGGCCAAGTCCGGCCGCTCCTTCGCCGACCTCACGACCTTCGAGCTCAACGAGGCGTTCGCCGCCCAGGCCCTCGGCTGCCTCGCCGAGTGGCCGGAACTCGACCCCGCCGTCGTCAACCCGCGCGGCGGCGCCATCGCCCTCGGCCACCCGCTCGGCGCCTCCGGCGCCCGCCTCGCCGGCTCCGTCGCCCACCAGCTCGCCGCCGCGGGCTCCGGCACGGGCCTCGCGGCCCTCTGCATCGGCGTCGGCCAGGGCCTGGCGCTGGTCCTGGAGCGCTGA